The Phragmites australis chromosome 13, lpPhrAust1.1, whole genome shotgun sequence DNA window GTTACAACTCCCCTCTTGCGCAGGTGTCCCTGCTCGGCCTAATCTGCTTCTGCTGTCCCGGCATGTTCAACGCGCTCTccggcctcggcggcggcggccagctCGACCACACCACCGCCGACAACGCCAACACCGCCCTCTACGCCTGCTTCGCCGTCTTCGGCATCCTCGGCGGCGGGGCCCACAACCTACTCGGCCCTCGTACCaccctcctcctcggcgcccTCACCTACCCGCTCTACGCCGCCTCCTTTCTCTACTACAACCACCGCCCGGGCTCCCAGGCCTtccccgtcgccgccggcgcgctCCTCGGCGCTGGCGCGGGGCTCCTCTGGGCAGCGCAGGGCGCCATCATGACCTCCTACCCGCCGCCCAACCGCCGGGGAACCTACATCTCCCTCTTCTGGTGCCTCTTCAACCTCGGCGGCGTCCTCGGTGgcctcctccccttctccttcaaCTACCATCGCGGCAACGACGCCGCCAGCGTCAACGACGGCACCTACATTGCCTTCATGGCCTTCATGCTCCTCGGCGCGGCCCTCACCCTCCTCGTCCTCCCGCCCAGCAAGATAGTCCGCGACGACGGCACCAGGGCCACCAGGGTCACCTACTCCTCGCCGGCCACCGAGGGCGCCGAGATCATCCTCCTCTTCGCCAACTGGAAGATGCTGCTCGTGCTCCCCACTGCATGGGCCAGCAACTTCTTCTACACCTACCAGTTCAACAACGTCAACGGCCTCCTCTTCACGCTCCGCACCAAGGGCCTCAACAACGTCTTCTACTGGGGCGCGCAGATGCTCGGCTCCGCCGGCATCGGATACTTCCTCGACTTTGGGTTCGCCAGCCGCAGGAAGAGGGGTCTCGTCGGGGTCGCAGCCGTCGCCGTGCTCGGCACCGCCATCTGGGGAGGAGGACTCGCCAACCAGCTCAGGTACACCGACGGCAAGTGGCCCGAGCTCATTGATTTCAAGGGTGGCCGGCGCTACGCCGGACCGTTCCTGCTCTACTTCAGCTACGGATTGCTAGATGCCATGTTCCAGAGCCTCATCTACTGGATTATCGGCGCGCTTGCAAACGACTCACAGATCCTCAGCAGGTAATGATTCCTCCAACTGAATCCCATCTTATCAGTATcttgttttggttttggtttggtaCCACTCGATCACTCACTAGTTCTTAGCCTTTTATAAGATGATGCCATTGTCACTGATTAAAAGTTGCTTAGCTCGGAACGTTTTATAGATAATCAATCGGCAGAAATAAATAGGTTCAAGTTGGTGTCGGTGACTTACCAATGTTGAGGATGCTCAACTAACAATTCAGGTTGGTAGGCAAAACATAGATAGAGTGCTGAAGACTGACAAAACACAGTTTGATAAAATAACATGTATCATCCTGGTAGTCAGGAAAAAAGATCTCTT harbors:
- the LOC133889823 gene encoding UNC93-like protein 1, translated to MAVTQPPPEGEGLEAPGLLRYNSPLAQVSLLGLICFCCPGMFNALSGLGGGGQLDHTTADNANTALYACFAVFGILGGGAHNLLGPRTTLLLGALTYPLYAASFLYYNHRPGSQAFPVAAGALLGAGAGLLWAAQGAIMTSYPPPNRRGTYISLFWCLFNLGGVLGGLLPFSFNYHRGNDAASVNDGTYIAFMAFMLLGAALTLLVLPPSKIVRDDGTRATRVTYSSPATEGAEIILLFANWKMLLVLPTAWASNFFYTYQFNNVNGLLFTLRTKGLNNVFYWGAQMLGSAGIGYFLDFGFASRRKRGLVGVAAVAVLGTAIWGGGLANQLRYTDGKWPELIDFKGGRRYAGPFLLYFSYGLLDAMFQSLIYWIIGALANDSQILSRYVGFYKGVQSAGAAVAWQLDTHKTSLISQLVVNWGLMTVSYPLLALLVFLAVKDEDNSISSVEDGKEKDSKLSAPTSFH